Proteins from one Mytilus galloprovincialis chromosome 11, xbMytGall1.hap1.1, whole genome shotgun sequence genomic window:
- the LOC143051019 gene encoding uncharacterized protein LOC143051019 isoform X2: MKSVILTITVLLGLLFVPVIEMKSKRCHKRPTVDLVKSASFNIGLESRNGINYEWQSKNTTESNMFDDWADREPKTIEVDSCGFIYNLKWYAARRVACVIQPYSFICESRFD, translated from the exons ATGAAGTCAGTAATTCTCACCATAACCGTTCTTTTGGGATTGTTATTTGTTCCAGTCATTGAAA TGAAAAGCAAAAGATGTCACAAGAGACCAACTGTTG ATTTGGTGAAATCTGCTTCTTTTAATATTGGATTAGAGTCAAGGAACGGCATTAACTATGAGTGGCAATCTAAAAATACGACAGAATCAAACATGTTTGACGACTGGGCAGATAGAGAGCCAAAAACCATTGAAGTAGACAGTTGTGGTTTTATTTATAACTTGAAGTGGTATGCCGCAAGAAGAGTGGCATGCGTAATTCAGCCTTATAGTTTTATATGTGAATCAAG ATTTGACTAA
- the LOC143051019 gene encoding uncharacterized protein LOC143051019 isoform X1 → MKSVILTITVLLGLLFVPVIEMKSKRCHKRPTVVECPDLLTRTCGKNSNITVTTKNKLVGDTEILDCSTGYSLVGIASITCLESGVWGQIRAIYLVKSASFNIGLESRNGINYEWQSKNTTESNMFDDWADREPKTIEVDSCGFIYNLKWYAARRVACVIQPYSFICESRFD, encoded by the exons ATGAAGTCAGTAATTCTCACCATAACCGTTCTTTTGGGATTGTTATTTGTTCCAGTCATTGAAA TGAAAAGCAAAAGATGTCACAAGAGACCAACTGTTG ttGAATGTCCAGACCTATTAACCAGAACCTGTGGCAAGAACTCGAACATAACTGTTACCACGAAAAATAAATTAGTTGGTGACACGGAAATATTGGACTGTTCAACTGGCTATTCTTTAGTAGGGATTGCCAGTATAACTTGTTTAGAGTCTGGAGTATGGGGTCAGATTAGAGCTATAt ATTTGGTGAAATCTGCTTCTTTTAATATTGGATTAGAGTCAAGGAACGGCATTAACTATGAGTGGCAATCTAAAAATACGACAGAATCAAACATGTTTGACGACTGGGCAGATAGAGAGCCAAAAACCATTGAAGTAGACAGTTGTGGTTTTATTTATAACTTGAAGTGGTATGCCGCAAGAAGAGTGGCATGCGTAATTCAGCCTTATAGTTTTATATGTGAATCAAG ATTTGACTAA